Within the Methanofollis sp. genome, the region CGCTCATGCTCCCGGACGATATGCTCGATCGGATCCTCACCGAACTCGATGCCATCGATCACGTGGAGGTGGTGCGGATCGGCACCCGCATCCCGGTCGTGCTCCCGCAACGAGTCACAGACGATCTTGTCGAAATGCTCGCCCGCCACCACCCGCTCTGGATCAACACCCACTTCAACCATCCGAAGGAGATCACCGCCACGGCCGAGAAGGCCCTCGGAAAACTCGCCGACGCCGGTATTCCCCTCGGAAACCAGACGGTCCTCCTCGCCAATGTCAACGACTGTCCGCGTCTTCAGCGGGCGCTCGTACATAAACTCGTCAAAAACCGGGTGCGCCCGTACTATCTTTACCAGTGCGATATCAGCGAGGGCCTCTCCCACTTCAGGACGTCGGTCGCAAAGGGGGTGGAGATCATCGAGAACCTCATCGGTCACACGAGCGGTTTTGCCGTCCCGACCTATGTGATCGACGCACCGGGGGGCGGCGGCAAGATCCCGGTGATGCCCACCTACCTGATCTCATGTTCTGACTCCAGGGTGGTGCTCAGGAATTACGAGGGTGTTATCACCACCTATCCCGAGCCCGCGGACTACCGGCCGACGTACTGCGACGGAGACTGCTCGGAGTGCAGCCTCAAACTGATGGAAGAAGGTGCCCGGGAGCAGGGCACCACAGGGATCGCAAGCCTTCTCTCGGATCTCGATCCGACCGTCACGCTGGTCCCGGAGAACACGGACAGAATGGAGCGGCGAAACGATGCCTGACCGGGTCGCCGTCATCGGGGAATCGACGGTCCAGCACGGCCCGGCGAACAA harbors:
- the ablA gene encoding lysine 2,3-aminomutase, giving the protein MLTDTTTEQKNAERTDADTAVARWNDWQWQVSHAIRDITTFEKTLGITIPPEERAALEETVAKFPLRVTPYYLSLIERDDYTNDPVFMQCFPSTRELSVEESDLSDPLAEDADHPAPCITHRYPDRVLFLVSNVCAMYCRHCTRKRKVGDTDSIPSRGEIAAGIAYIRSHPEIRDVLLSGGDPLMLPDDMLDRILTELDAIDHVEVVRIGTRIPVVLPQRVTDDLVEMLARHHPLWINTHFNHPKEITATAEKALGKLADAGIPLGNQTVLLANVNDCPRLQRALVHKLVKNRVRPYYLYQCDISEGLSHFRTSVAKGVEIIENLIGHTSGFAVPTYVIDAPGGGGKIPVMPTYLISCSDSRVVLRNYEGVITTYPEPADYRPTYCDGDCSECSLKLMEEGAREQGTTGIASLLSDLDPTVTLVPENTDRMERRNDA